Genomic window (Cryptosporangium minutisporangium):
CCGTAGGACGGCTCCTCGCGGTAGCCCCCGCCGCCGTAGACGCCCGGCTCGTCGCGGAAGCCCGCGCGGTCGTCCGGCTCGTCGCGGTACGGGCTCTGGCCGTACACGCCGGCGGGCTCGTCACGGAAGCCGGGACGGCCGTACGCGCCGGAGGGCTCGTTGCGGAACCCACCACCGCCGCCGTACGTGGCCGGCTCGGGCGGCAGCGCCGCGGCACCAGCCGCGCCGTATGCGGGCACCTCTTCGCGGTCCTGGTACGCCGACGGACCGGCTTCCAGCGCGCGGAATCCGTTCGAGCCGCGCGGCGGTAGGCCGGAGGCCAGCTCGTCCAGCTCCTTCTCGAGCCGGTCGAGGTGGAGGTCCACCTGCCACTCGTCGTAGCCGCCGAAGCGGGTGCGGAACACCACGTCCCGGATGTCCGCGGCGGTCAGCGGCTCGCCAATGGGTCGCCGCGCCAGCGTCGCCTCGGCCCGGTCGAGGAACTCGTCGACCTCGTCGACCTTGTATCCCCGCTTCAGAGCCTTGCGGCGGAACCTGTCGCCCTGCGCCATCGTCCTCATACCTCCGCTGCCGCGAGCTGGCCACATGCGCCGTCGATTTCTCGACCGCGTGTGTCCCGGACCGTGGTCGGGACGCCTGCGGCCCGCAACCGGTGCACGAACTCCCGCTCCACTGACTTCGGGCTGGCGTCCCAGTCACTGCCCGGGGTCGGATTGAGCGGAATCAGGTTCACGTGAGCGAGCCGGCCCGCCAGCAGCCGACCCAGCAGGTCCGCTCGCCAGGGGTGATCGTTCACGTCCTTGATCATGGCGTACTCGATCGAGACGCGTCGCCCGGTTCGCTCGGCATACTCCCAAGCCGCCCCGAGAACCTCAGCGACCTTCCATCGGGAGTTCACCGGTACCAGGGTGTCTCGTAGTTCGTCGTCAGGCGCGTGCAGGGACACCGCGAGAGTGGCGTTAATACCCTCGCCTGTCAACCGCTTGATCGCAGGTACCAGGCCCACCGTGGAAATGGTGACCGAACGTTGGGAGAGACCCAGGCCGTCCGGTGGGGCGTCGGTGATCCGATGGAACGCCGCGAGCACCCGCTTGTAGTTGGCGAGCGGTTCGCCCATGCCCATGAAAACCACGTTGGACAGTCGGTCGCCCGTCTTCGCCATCTCCCGTGCCGCCACCATCACCTGCTCGACGATCTCAGCCGTCGAGAGGTTCCGGGTCAGGCCGTTCTGACCAGTGGCGCAGAACGGGCACGCCATGCCGCAGCCGGCCTGGCTGGAGATGCAGACCGTCGCGCGGTCGGGGTAGCGCATCAGCACGCTCTCGACGAGCGCGCCGTCGAACGTGCGCCAGAGCCACTTGCGGGTCGAGTCGTCGTCGCACGCGACCGACCGCACCGGCGTCAGCAGTCGGGGCAGCAGCGCCTCGGCGAGCGGTGCACGGTCGGCAGCGGGCAGGTCGGTCATCCCGGCCGGGTCGGCAGACGGATCAGAGTTCAGACGCCCGAAGTAGTGGGCGGACAGCTGCTTGGCCCGATAGGCGGGACGACCCAGGGCGGACACGGCCGCACGACGCTCCGCTGGGTCGAGATCCGCCAGGTGGCGGGGCGGGGCGGTTCGGCGGGGCGCGTCAAGCACCAAAGGGAGTGTCGTCGTCATCGCTTGCTTATTGTCACACGCCGCAGCGGGCTCGCGGCTGGTCTCGGACAGAGGCATCCGCCACGAAGGCGTCTCTCACAGTGACTTGCTACCGTTTCACAGCTCTCAGTAGTTCTACGATCGCAGCCAGCAATGGGTTCGCGCATTTTCGCGATCACTTTTTCGCTCACTGTTTTCCGGCGGTCACGCGGCGGGCGCAAATGCCGTCAACAGCAGGTACGCCACCGGCGCCGCGAAGAGCAGGGAGTCCAGCCGGTCCATCAGGCCGCCGTGACCGGGCAGCAGCGAGCTCATGTCCTTGACGCCGAGGTCACGTTTAATCATCGATTCAGTAAGGTCGCCGAGAGTAGCGGCGACGGCGATGGCCAGCCCGTAAACCACACCCTCCCACCACGCTCCGTTGTCGAAGCCCAGCTCGAGGAAGGCCGCGCCGGCGATCGCACAGGCGATCAGCGAGCCGGCCATGCCCTCCCAGGACTTCTTCGGGCTCACGGTGGGAGCCATCGGGTGACGTCCGGCGAGCACCCCGGCCGCGTACCCGCCGACGTCGCTGCAGACGACCGTCGCGATGAACGCGACGATGCGCATGACGCCGTCGTCCTCGACCTCCAGCAGGACCGCGAACCCCGCGAGGAAGGGGACGTAGGCGGCGACCAGCACCGCGGCGGTGACGTCCCGTTGGAAGCCGACCGGGCCGTCCGGGAGCCGCCAGATCAGCACCGCGACGACGGTCAGCAGCAGGCCGAGCAGCAGCGACTCGGTACCGCCTGCCCAGGTCATCCCGATGGTCGCGACACCGCCGACGATCAGCGGCACCATCGGCGGGCGGGCCTCCACCGGCCGGATCGCCCGGACGAGCTCCCAGATGCCGACGCCGACCGCGCCCGCGATCACGGCAGCGAACGCGAGCTTCGACGTGAACAGCGTCACGACGATGAGCGCGGCGAGGCCGACCCCCACTCCGATCGCTGCCGGAAGGTTCCGGCCGGCCCGGCTCGCGGTCGACACCGCGGCGCCGAGCGGCGGTCCGACCTGTACGGCGTCCGGCTCCTCGTCGGCCGGAGGGGTGCTCGCGGCGTCCGACTCCGCCGCCGGGGTCGCCGGGGTCGCCGGGGTGGCCGACACCGGTTCGCCGTCGGGGGCGGCCGAAGCGGGCGGCCCGCTCTGGGCCGGCGGCGCGTCCACGGAAGCGACCTCACTCATGCCTGGGTTGTGCACTCCCCCGCGGTCGCGGGGTGGCCGGTGACGCCCGCCCCGACCGGAGGGCCGGGGCGGGGGCGTCGCGGACGGAAGCTCCGACACAGGGTCTTCTCAGACCTCGAGGAGCTCGGCCTCCTTGTGCTTCATCAGCTCGTCGACCTGGTGGACGTACCGACCGGTGGTGTCGTCCAGCTCCTTCTCGGCGCGGCGCACGTCGTCCTCGCCGGCCTCGCCGTCCTTGCCGATCTTGTCGAGCGCTTCCTTGGCCCGGCGCCGGATGTTCCGGATCGAGACCTTGGCGTCCTCACCCTTGGAACGGGCCACCTTCACCAGCTCGCGGCGACGCTCCTCGGTCAGCTGCGGGAAGATCACGCGGATGATCGAGCCGTCGTTGCTCGGGTTCACGCCGAGGTCGGAGTCGCGGATCGCCCGTTCGAGCGTGCCCAGCTGGGAGCCGTCGTACGGCTTGATCACCGCCATCCGGGCCTCCGGGATCGTGATGGAGGCCAGCTGGGGCAGCGGCGTCATCGCCCCGTAGTAGTCGACGAAGATCTTCCCGAACATAGCCGGAGCCGCCCGGCCGGTACGGATGGAGCCGAAGTCCTCCTTGGCGACCTCGACGGCTTTCTCCATCTTCTCTTCGGCTTCGAAGAGAGTTTCGTCGATCACTGGTGTCGCCTCCTGGGCTCGGGCTCGGACGTTGGGGCGATCGGCCATCGGTCGCGGCCTGAAGATTATTTCAGTCCGCAGCGGCGGTGGTGACCAGCTCTGTGGTCACCAAGGTCCCGATCCGGTCACCGCGGACCGCGCGGGCGATGTTGCCGGGGACCAAGAGGTCGAAAACCACCAGCGGGAGATCGTTCTCCATGCACAGACTGATCGCGGCGGCGTCGGCCACGCCCAGACCGCGGGTGAGCACCTCGGTGTAGCTGATCCGATCGAAGCGGACCGCGGCCGGGTTCTTCTTGGGGTCGTCGTCGTAGACGCCGTCGACCTGGGTCGCCTTCAGCAGGACGTCGGCGCCGATCTCCAGCGCACGCTGGGCAGCGACCGTGTCCGTGGTGAAGTACGGCATGCCGGCGCCGGCGCCGAAGATCACGACCCGGCCCTTCTCCAGGTGCCGCATCGCGCGCCGCGGAATGTAGGGCTCCGCGACCTGCGCCATGTTGATCGCGGTCTGGACCCGGGTGTCGATGCCCTGCTTCTCCAGGAAGTCCTGGAGCGCCAGACAGTTCATCACCGTGCCCAGCATGCCCATGTAGTCCGAGCGCGCCCGGTCCATGCCGCGCTGCTGCAGCTCGGCGCCGCGGAAGTAGTTGCCGCCGCCGACGACGACCGCGACCTGCAGTCCCTGCCGGACGACGTCCGCGATCTGGACGGCGATCGTCTGCACCACGTCGGGGTCGACGCCGAACTTGCCGCCGCCGAACACTTCGCCGGACAGCTTGAGCATCACCCGGGCCCACGGGCGGTCACGGCCGACCGGCTTCGCGTCCGGGGCGGGGCGGGTCTCCAGAGTCATCGCTGGCCTCCTAGGACTGGCCGGCGATGTGGCGTCCGGCCGGATCGAGTTCGTTGCGGTGTGCGGCGCTCAGCGGGGCCTCGTGGTGGACAGTGCCGTCGGCCTCAGTGCGGCGCAGAAAAGGCCGCCGGTGGCAGGTGAGCCACCGGCGGCCTTCGCGCGTCGTCGGGACACGTGGGCCGGCCCGGTGGGCCGACCGTCAGGCCTGTCCGACCTCGAACCGGACGAACCGGCTCACCGTGACACCGGCTCCGTCGAGCAGCGCCTTCACGGTCTTCTTGCTGTCCTGCACCGAGGACTGCTCGAGCAGCACGTTCTCCTTGAAGAACCCGTTCACCCGGCCCTCGACGATCCTGGGCAGCGCCTGCTCGGGCTTGCCCTCCTCGCGCGCGGTGGCCTCGGCGATCCGACGCTCGTTCTCGACGACGTCGGCCGGCACCTCGTCCCGCGTCACGAACTGCGGACGCATCGCGGCGACCTGCATCGCAGCGCCGCGCGCGGCCTCGACGTCGTCGCCGGTGAACTCGACCAGCACGCCGACCTGCGGCGGCAGCGCCGGGTCCTTGCGGTGCATGTAGGTGGCGACCTGACCTTCGAGCAGCGCGACGCGGCGCAGCTCGAGCTTCTCGCCGATCTTCACCGAGGCGGCCTCGATGTTCTCGGCGACGGTCTTGCCGTCCTTGAGCGTCTCCGCGAGCAGCGCCTGCAGGTCGCCCACCCGCGCCGCGGCGGCGTGCGCCACGATGTCGGCGGCGAGGCTCTGGAACTCGTCGTTCTTGGCGACGAAGTCGGTCTCGGCGTTGAGCTCGATGATCGCGCCCTCGGCCGCGGCAACCAGGCCGTTGGCGGCCGTGCGCTCGCCGCCGCGCTTGGCGGCCTTGGCGGCGCCCTTGATGCGCAGCACCTCGACGGCCTTGTCGAAGTCGCCCTCGGCCTCGGTGAGCGCCTTCTTGGCGTCCATCATGCCCGCGCCGGTCAGGTCGCGGAGCTTCTTCACGTCAGCGGCGGAAATGTTCGCCATTGTCCGTTCTCTCAGATCCCGTAGTCGAAGTGGCCCGTCATTGGGCCCGGAGGTGGGCACGGCCGGCGCGAGCCGGCAGATGCGACCCGAGGCGCGGGTGGTCGACGACCACCCGCGCCAGCGGGATCAGGACTCGGTGCTGGCCGGGGCCGGCTCAGCCGCAGCAACCTCGGCCGGGGCGGCCTCAGCCGGGGCGGCCGCAACCGTGGCGTCCGCGACCGGGGCGTCCGCGACCGGGGCGTCCGCGACCGGGGCAGCCTCAGCCGTGGTGGGCTCGGCCGTCTTCGACTCCAGCAGCTCGCGCTCCCACTCCGGCAGCGGCTCGTTCTCGGCGGGCGCGTCCGGCTTGGTGTCGGCCTTGCTGCCACCGGCACGGGCGATGAGACCCTCGGCGACCGCGTCGGCGATCACGCGGGTGAGCAGGGCGGCGCTACGAATCGCGTCGTCGTTGCCCGGGATCTTGTAGTCGACCTCGTCCGGGTCGCAGTTGGTGTCGAGGATCGCGACCACCGGGATGTGGAGCTTCCGCGACTCGTCGACCGCGATGTGCTCCTTCTTCGTGTCGACGATCCACACCGCGGAAGGCACCTTCTGCATGTCGCGGAGGCCGCCGAGCGTGCGCTCGAGCTTGTCCTTCTCGCGCTTGAGAACGAGGGCTTCCTTCTTGGTCAGCACGTTGTCGCCACCGGTCTGCTCGATGACCTCGAGCTCCTTGAGGCGCTGCAGCCGCTTGTACACCGTCTGGAAGTTGGTGAGCATGCCGCCCAGCCAGCGCTGGTTGACATACGGCATCCCGACCCGGCGAGCCTGCTCGGCGATGGCCTCCTGGGCCT
Coding sequences:
- the rlmN gene encoding 23S rRNA (adenine(2503)-C(2))-methyltransferase RlmN, with translation MTTTLPLVLDAPRRTAPPRHLADLDPAERRAAVSALGRPAYRAKQLSAHYFGRLNSDPSADPAGMTDLPAADRAPLAEALLPRLLTPVRSVACDDDSTRKWLWRTFDGALVESVLMRYPDRATVCISSQAGCGMACPFCATGQNGLTRNLSTAEIVEQVMVAAREMAKTGDRLSNVVFMGMGEPLANYKRVLAAFHRITDAPPDGLGLSQRSVTISTVGLVPAIKRLTGEGINATLAVSLHAPDDELRDTLVPVNSRWKVAEVLGAAWEYAERTGRRVSIEYAMIKDVNDHPWRADLLGRLLAGRLAHVNLIPLNPTPGSDWDASPKSVEREFVHRLRAAGVPTTVRDTRGREIDGACGQLAAAEV
- a CDS encoding phosphatidate cytidylyltransferase; the protein is MSEVASVDAPPAQSGPPASAAPDGEPVSATPATPATPAAESDAASTPPADEEPDAVQVGPPLGAAVSTASRAGRNLPAAIGVGVGLAALIVVTLFTSKLAFAAVIAGAVGVGIWELVRAIRPVEARPPMVPLIVGGVATIGMTWAGGTESLLLGLLLTVVAVLIWRLPDGPVGFQRDVTAAVLVAAYVPFLAGFAVLLEVEDDGVMRIVAFIATVVCSDVGGYAAGVLAGRHPMAPTVSPKKSWEGMAGSLIACAIAGAAFLELGFDNGAWWEGVVYGLAIAVAATLGDLTESMIKRDLGVKDMSSLLPGHGGLMDRLDSLLFAAPVAYLLLTAFAPAA
- the frr gene encoding ribosome recycling factor, which translates into the protein MIDETLFEAEEKMEKAVEVAKEDFGSIRTGRAAPAMFGKIFVDYYGAMTPLPQLASITIPEARMAVIKPYDGSQLGTLERAIRDSDLGVNPSNDGSIIRVIFPQLTEERRRELVKVARSKGEDAKVSIRNIRRRAKEALDKIGKDGEAGEDDVRRAEKELDDTTGRYVHQVDELMKHKEAELLEV
- the pyrH gene encoding UMP kinase, yielding MTLETRPAPDAKPVGRDRPWARVMLKLSGEVFGGGKFGVDPDVVQTIAVQIADVVRQGLQVAVVVGGGNYFRGAELQQRGMDRARSDYMGMLGTVMNCLALQDFLEKQGIDTRVQTAINMAQVAEPYIPRRAMRHLEKGRVVIFGAGAGMPYFTTDTVAAQRALEIGADVLLKATQVDGVYDDDPKKNPAAVRFDRISYTEVLTRGLGVADAAAISLCMENDLPLVVFDLLVPGNIARAVRGDRIGTLVTTELVTTAAAD
- the tsf gene encoding translation elongation factor Ts encodes the protein MANISAADVKKLRDLTGAGMMDAKKALTEAEGDFDKAVEVLRIKGAAKAAKRGGERTAANGLVAAAEGAIIELNAETDFVAKNDEFQSLAADIVAHAAAARVGDLQALLAETLKDGKTVAENIEAASVKIGEKLELRRVALLEGQVATYMHRKDPALPPQVGVLVEFTGDDVEAARGAAMQVAAMRPQFVTRDEVPADVVENERRIAEATAREEGKPEQALPRIVEGRVNGFFKENVLLEQSSVQDSKKTVKALLDGAGVTVSRFVRFEVGQA
- the rpsB gene encoding 30S ribosomal protein S2 — its product is MAVVGMRQLLESGVHFGHQTRRWNPKMKRFILTERNGIYIIDLQQTLTYIDNAYEFVKQTVAHGGTILFIGTKKQAQEAIAEQARRVGMPYVNQRWLGGMLTNFQTVYKRLQRLKELEVIEQTGGDNVLTKKEALVLKREKDKLERTLGGLRDMQKVPSAVWIVDTKKEHIAVDESRKLHIPVVAILDTNCDPDEVDYKIPGNDDAIRSAALLTRVIADAVAEGLIARAGGSKADTKPDAPAENEPLPEWERELLESKTAEPTTAEAAPVADAPVADAPVADATVAAAPAEAAPAEVAAAEPAPASTES